From the genome of Nakamurella flavida:
CGGAGCGCCCGCACATCGACCGGGTGGCGCAGGCCGCGGATCTCTCGGCCGAGAGCCCGGCTCGCCGATGCGTGCCAGCGGGCGCGGACGCCCAGGAAATCCCGGTGGCGGCGTCGGGATCGTCGGGCCATGGTGACCACCCCCGGTCCAGATGCTGCCCCCGGTGGGGCGCATCGGCCAGTCGACCGCGAAGACGGACCGCGTCAGGCGTGCAGCGCCGGGCGCAGCTCGGAGGCGAGCTGGACCGCTGCGTCGATCTCGACGCGACGGGCCGAGACGCTCTCGATGTTGAGCCCGGCCGGGACGCCCAGCCGACGGCAGTAGTCGAGCATGTCCAGGCCCACGGCGCGGGAGTGGTCGAGGGAGGCGGCCAGGGTGTCCTGGCTCCGTTCGAGATCCCGCTGCATCCACCGCGGCACCTGCACGCCGAGCCAGGTCAGGAACTGCAGCGTCTTGAGCGAACCGCACACCGAGAGGGTGAACGCGATCGGTCGGGGGGCGACCCCGCGGGCATCGCACTCGTCGCGGTAGTCCGACACCAGGTTCTTGGCCGCGTCCGCGTCGTAGAGCACCTGACTGACGAAGAACGAGCATCCCGCCGTCTGCTTGGCCAGCATCCGCAGGTGCTCGTCGCCGCGGTTGGTGTGGCGTTCGGGGATGACGACAGCTCCGGTCAGCAGATCCGGCTGCGTCTGCTGACGCAGTTCCTGGGCTCGCGGCAACGTCGTCAGACCCGGGTGGGCACTCGACGAGGCACCGACGAGCACTGTCGCCACCCGGTCCGTCGGCTGCTGCCGCAACCACTCCGAGAGGTGGTCCTCGGGGTACTTGCCCACGGCTCGGTAGACGATCGCGGGTTTCGTCCACCCGGCCAGGTGCTGGTCGAGGTAGTCGGCCGGATCCAGCGTGGGTAGGAAGGGGAAGGGTCGCGTCTCGGGGTTGCGATCCCGCTCCTCCAGGATGTCGTAGATGACCACCCCATCGGGGTCCAGCGACTGCAGACGGGCCACCGTCGAACCGGCGATCCGATCGAGGTCCACACCCGCGGCACTCGCCTTGGGTGGGGTGAGACCGAAGAGCAGGAAACCGCCCTCGCCTCGGCCGAGCCGCTGCACAAGATCCACCGAGCGACCCTAACCCCATCATCGGCGGCTCCGAGACGGGATCCCGTGCGGTGGCTCAGAAGTCGGAACAGCCGGCGGCGGCGACCCCCTGGGTCACCGCCGCCCGTCGGAGATGCTGGTCGCTCAGGCCAGCGTCGCGGCCAGGCGATCGGACAGAGCGGCCACGAAGGCGGCCGGTTCGGCCAGCTCGCCGCCCTCGGCGAGCAGGGCCATGCCGTACAGCAACCGCGCGGTGGCCTGGATGGAGGGATCGTCCGCGTTCGCCTCGAAGGCGGTGCGGAGCCCGACGACCAGCGGGTGCGAGGGGTTGAGTTCGAGGGTCCGCTTCACCGTCGGCGGCTGCTGGCCCATGGCCCGGTACATCTTCTCCAGGGTCGGGGTCAGGTCGCCGGCCTCGCCGACCAGGCACACCGCGGAATCGGTGAGCCGGTGGGAGAGCCGGACCGCCTTGACCTCGTCGGCCAGATCGGTGGTGAGCCGGCCGAGGAGCGCGTCGTAGCCCTGCTGGGTGTCGGCGTCGACGTCCTCGCCGCCCAGGTCCACTTCGCCCCGGGTGATGGAGACGAACTGCTTGTCCTCGAACGCCGGGACGGCGTCGACCCAGACCTCGTCGACCTGGTCGGTGAGCAGCAGCACCTCGTAACCCTTGGCCCGGAAGGCCTCCATGTGCGGCGAGTGCTCCAGGGCCGCACGGGATTCCCCGGTGGCGTAGTAGATCGCGTCCTGCCCCTCGGGCATCCGCTCGAGATAGGCCTGCAGGGTGGTGGGCTTCGCCGCGTCGTGGGTGGACGGGAACGAGCAGACCTCGAGGATGGCGTTCTGGTTGTCCCGGTCGGAGAGCAGACCTTCCTTGAGGGCCCGACCGAACTGCGTCCAGAAGGTGTCGTACTTCTCCGTCCCGGACTCGTCGGTCATCATCGACTTCAGCGTCGACAGCACCTTCTTGACCAACCGCTTGCGGATCAGCTGGATCTGCCGGTCCTGCTGCAGGATCTCGCGGGAGATGTTGAGCGACAGGTCGTGCGCGTCGACGACACCCTTGACGAAGCGCAGGTACTCGGGGATCAGCGCCTCGCAGTCGTCCATGATGAAGACGCGCTTGACGTAGAGCTGCACCCCGCGGGCGGAGTCCCGGTAGAAGAGGTTCATCGGCGCCTGCCGGGGCAGGAACAGCAGCGCCTGGTACTCGAACGTGCCCTCGGCGGACAGCCGGATCGTCTCCAGCGGCTCCTGCCAGTCGTGGCTGACGTGCCGGTAGAACTCGGCGTACTCCTCCTCGGAGACCTCGCTCTGCGGGCGGGCCCACAGCGCCTGCCGGGAGTTGATGACCTCCGGCTCGGCCGGCGCCGCCGACTCGTCGGCGTCCTCGCCGTCGATTGCGGCGGGGGTGGTGAGCGGGGCCATCCGGATCGGCCAGGTGATGAAATCGGAGTAGCGCTTGACGATCTCGCGGACGGTGCGCGGGTTGCTGTAGTCGTGCAGGGCGTCCTCGGTGTCCTCCGGCTTGAGGTGCAGGGTCACCGAGGTGCCCTGCGGCGCGTCCGGCGCGTCGGTCACCGTGTACGAGCCCTCACCGGCGGACTCCCATTGCACGCCGCCCTCGGTGCCCGCCTTGCGGGTGACCATGGTGACCCGGTCGGCGACCATGAAGCTCGAGTAGAAGCCGACCCCGAACTGACCGATCAGATCGGCGGTGGCCTGCTCGGACCCGCCGGCCTCCCGCGCCTGCCGCAACTTGGCCAGCAGCTCGCCGGTGCCGGACTTGGCGATGGTGCCGATGAGGTCGACGACCTCCTGCCGGGTCATCCCGATGCCGTTGTCGGCCACGGTGACCGTGCGGGCCGCCGGATCGGTGCTCAGCGAGATGTGCAGGTCGGAGGTGTCGGCGACCAGGTCCTTGTCCTGGTAGGCGGCCATCCGGACCTTGTCCAGCGCGTCGGAGGAGTTCGAGATCAGCTCGCGCAGGAAGACGTCCTTGGACGAGTAGATGGAGTGGATCATCAGCTGCAGCAGCTGACGGGCCTCGGCCTGGAACTCGATCGTCTCGGTCGACATCGGTGACGGTGCTCCTCGTACTGGACTGGCGGGTACCGGCCTGGCGGGTACCCGACGGACAGGTCCGGGGGAGCGGCGCGGCCGTACCCCCGGTGCACCGGACACGATAATTGGCCCCCACGACACCGGGTGACCGTCGGCCGGCCCGGCCGCCGTCGCCGCTCGCTGGAGACCCCGATCCGGCACGGCCGACGGCCGATCCCCTCTACGGTGGATCGATGCGCCCACCCGCCGAGTCGTCCCCCACCGCGGCCCGCCGGTGACGAGCCGCGCGCGGCCGGCCCCCGGCGGCGGCACCGTCGTGGAGATCGCCCCCGAGCGACTGGTCGGCTGGGTGAACCGCTTCTCCGGGCGCAACGACGGACTCGCCGACATCACCGCGGACGCCGACGGCGTCACCGTGCAGGGGGGCGACGGCACCACCGCCCGGTTGCAGGCGCCGTTCGGGCCGATGGATCCCGCCGCGGGAGAACCGTTGGAAGCGCTGCTGGCCCACCTGGCCCATCTGGGTGGCACCGGCATGGGGCTGATCCTGGTGCGGGCGGGGGCCCATTCGGTGGGGGTCGCCCGGGACGGCCGGGTGCTCAGTTCGTCCACCGACCGCGCGTACGTCCAGGGCCGGACGGCGGCGGGCGGGTGGTCCCAGCAGCGCTTCGCCCGCCGGCGCGGCAACCAGCGCACCGCCGCCCTCGAGGACAGCGCCGACGCCGCCGCCCGGGTGCTCGGCCCGCTGGTGACCGGGCCGGCGGCGGCCGTCCGGCTGCTGGTCACCGCGGGCGACGGGCCGGCGGTCACCGAGGTGCTCTCCGATCCGCGACTGGCGGCGGTGGCCGCCCTCCCACGACGGCACTTCGGTGACATCGCCGAACCGCGGCGGGCCGTGCTGGACGAGGTGGCCGGGCGCAGTCTCGCCGTGGAGATCCTCGTCCGCGGGGTGGATCCGCCGATGAGTCGCGCCCGGGTGCGCTGAACCGGCCCGACCACGGGGGCGACGGCACCGCCGGGTCCGCCCGGCGGTGACCATCCGGCCGATCTCCCGTTCCTGTGCGTGTCCCGACCGCTCGGCACGGCCCCGGACGGGTCGGACGTGGCCGGGAGAACCCCCCTGTGGTCCCCGTCCGGTCACGGTGGGTGCACGGTTAGACGAGGTAACGAAATCGCTTGCGCCCCGGTACGCGGGCGAGGCCGCGGGATCTCGTGCCGTTCCGTCGCCGCCGGGACACCGGGTGATGAACGACGGTCGAGGACGGGTTGACCTGATCATCACCACTGTCCGGTCCTGCGCCGTTCAACTATCGTCGGTGCAGGTCAGGATGCCTGCCGCAGGCCGGACGAGGATCTCGTCCGGCGGACCGCACGGTGTTTCGCCGACCCTCTGCACCGATCACCTCCTGCCTTCTCGGCAGATCCAGCTCGTCCTCCTCCTCTTCTTCCGTGTGCCTTCCGTCAGGAGCAACCATGTCCATGTCCGTGTCCAGGTCCCTTCTCGCCACCACCCGCCGCAAGGCCGCCGTCGTCGTCGGGGCGGGTGTCCTGCTCCTCGGCGGCGGGGTCGCCTACGCCTACTGGAGCAGCACCGGCACCGGTTCCGGTGCGGCCGAGACCGGCTCGGCGCCGGCCTTCGTCGTCGCGTCCGACCCGGCCACCGGTGACCCGCTCACCCCGGGCGGGCCGGCGCAGAGCGTCGCCTTCAGCGTCACCAACCCCTCCACGGGTGTGCTCAACCTGGCCAGCGTGCTCGTCACCGTGGCCAATGCGGACGGCACCACGTGGACGGCCGGACCCACCGGGGCCTGCAGCGCCGCCGACTACAGCGTGGGCACCCCCGCGATCACCTACGGCCCGATCGCCGCCGGGGCCGCCGCGAACGGCTCCGTCACCATCGCCATGGTCAACCGGTCGGCCAACCAGGACGAGTGCAAGAACGTCACCGTGCCGCTGTACTTCGCCGCCAGCTGATCCACCGCCGCCCCGAACAGGAAGCCGTGCAGACGATGTCGAACCACCGCGACCGGGCCCTGCGGGTACCGGTCGCGGTGGTGCTGTGCGTCCTCCTGATGCTCTGCTCGGTCAGCGCGTCCGCGGACTGGGGTACCGCCGGGCGTGGCGGCGGCGTCGCCCAGACCGGCACCCTCGCTCCGCCCTCCGCGCTCACGGTGCCGCGGCTGACCAACATGGCGTCGCTCCCCGTGCGGTGGGCACCGCCGGCCCGCGGCCCGGTGCCCACCGGGTACTTCGTGGAACGGGTGGGGGGCGGCACCACCCAGCCGGTCTGCAACTCCGGCCCCGCCCGTCCGCTGGCCGCGCTCTCCTGCGCCGACACCGGACTCCGCACCGGAGCCGTCAGCTACCGGGTCACCGCGGTCTACCGGTCGTGGACGGCGACCGCGGTCAGCGACCCCGTCCAGGTGGCCCTGCCGGCCGCCGTCGTGTTCTGCCAGCAGCCCACCTCCACCATCGCCGGCACGCCCGTCTCCCCGGGCGTCGAGCTGTGCCTGGTCACCGCCACCGGGGATCCGGCCGAGGTCGCCGGCATCCCCGTCACCATCGGCCTCACCGGTGGTGCCGGGCAGGGCGTGCTGAACGGCACCCTCACCCGGACCACCGACGCGCAGGGCGCCGTGACGTTCGACGACCTCTCCGTCAACCGGGCCGCCGACGACTACCACCTGCAGGCGACCGCGTCCGGGCTCACCCCGGCGACCAGCAGCACCTTCGCCGTCATCCCGGCCGACGGGTACCACCTGGTCATGACCACGGCAGCACAATCGGGCCCGGCGGCCACCGGCGCGACGCTGGGGCCCATCACCGTGCAGCGGCAGGACTGGCTCGGCAACCCGGTCGTCCTCGGCGCCGCGGCGTCGGTCGCCCTCACCTCGTCGACCACCGGGACCGCCCGCTTCGCCGCCACCTCCGGCGGGACCGCCGTCACCACCGTGTCCATCCCGGCCAACTCCTCGACGGCGACCTTCTACTACGGCGACACCCGGGCCGGGTCGCCGGTGGTCAGCGCCACCGCCGCCGGTCTCGCCTCCGGTTCGCAGGCGCAACGCATCACCGCGGCGGCCGCCAGCAAACTGGCCGTGACCTCGCTGGCGGTGACCGGGACGGCCACCGCCGCCCCCACTCTCGGGCCCCTGACGGTGCAGCGGCAGGACGCCTTCGGCAACGCCGTGCCCACCACCGCGGCGATCACGATCACCCTGTCGTCGAGCTCGACGGGGACGACCGGCTTCTCGACCACGGCGGGTGGTGCGACCATCGGGACGGTCACGATGCCGGCCGGTACCTCCACCGTCTCGTTCACCTACGGCGACACCCGGGCGGGATCACCCGTGGTGACCGCGGCGACGACGGGCCTGACGTCGGCCACCCAGACCCAGACGATCCGCGCCGGGACGGCCACCAGGCTCGCGGTCACCTCGGCGGCCCGCACCGGCGGTGCCTCGTCAGCGGCCAACCTCGGCGCCATCACCGTGCAGCAGCAGGATGTGTTCGGCAACGCCGTGGTCGCCACCGCCGCCGTCCCCGTCGTCCCCGCGTCGAACTCCGCGGGAACCACCCGCTTCGCGGCCCGGGCCAGCGGCACCGCGCTGACCTCGACGACCATCGCCGTCGGTGCGTCCTCGACCACGCTCTACTACGGCGACACCCGGGCCGGCACACCGGTGCTGACCTTCACCTCGCCCGGTCTGACCGCCGTCTCGCAGGGCGCCACCATCGTTCCCGCGACCGCGCGCAAGCTGGTCTTCCTCACCCCGGTCATCACCGCCGCGCCCACGGCCGCCCCGAGCCTGGGCCCGCTGACCGTCCAGCGGCAGGACACCTTCGGCAACGCCGTGGTGGCGACCACCGCGCTCACCGTCACCCTGTCGTCGTCGGCCACCACCACCGGCCAGTTCGCCGCCACCCCCGGCGGCGCGGTCACCACGACGGTGACCATCGCGGCCGGCGCCAGCACGACCTCCTTCGGCTACGGGGACACCCGAGCGGGCACCCCGAAGATCACCGCCGCGAGCAGCGGGCTGACCTCCGCGACCCAGACCGAGACCATCACCGCCACGGCGACCCGGCTCGTCGTCACCACCGCGGCCAGGACGGCGACCGCGTCGTCCAGGACGAATCTCGGCGCGGTCACCGTGCAGCGCCAGGACGCCTTCGGCAACGCGGTGCTGGCGCCGACCGGCGGCACCCCGGTCACCCTGACGTCCTCCACGGCCGGGGTACCCGTCTTCTCCACCACCTCGGGCGGCACCGTGCTGACCACGGTGACGATCCCGGCCGGATCCTCCGCGGTGAGCTTCTACTACGGCGACACCCGCGTCGGCACGCCGACTCTCACCGCGGCGGCCGCCGGTCTCGCGTCGGCGACGCAGGTGCAGACCATCACCCCCGGGACGGCCGCCAAGCTCACGCTGATCACGCCGCCGACCACCGGACCCGCCGCCGACACCGCCACGCTGGGGCCGCTCACCGTGCAGCGGCAGGACACCTTCGGCAACGCCGTGCCCGCGCCGACGGGCGGTCTTCTCCTCACCCTGGCCTCCTCGTCCAGCGGCGCCCGGTTCGCCGGCCTCGACGGCGCCGCCCTGACCACGCTGGCCCTGCCCGAGGGTGCCTCGACCGCGTCGTTCCGGTACGGGGACACCCGGGCCGGGTCACCGGTGGTGTCGGTCGTCCTCAGCGGCCTGACCACGGCCACCCAGATCCAGGTGGTGACCCCGGCGCCGGCGAGCCGCCTGGTGATCACCACGGCGGCACCCACCGGGACGGCGAGCGCCGTCGCGTCGACCGGGCCGATCAGCGTGCAGGCCCAGGACGCGTTCGGCAACGCCGCGCCCGCGCCCGACGGTGGCCTCGGAGTCCAGCTCGGCTCGAGCACCACCGGCACCGCCACCTTCTCCACCACCGCCGGCGGTCCGGCCACGAACCTGGTGACGATCCCCGCCGGGGCGGCCACGGTGACCTTCTACGCCGGCGACACCCGTTCCGGGACGGCCACTCTCGCGGTGACCGCGGCGGGATTGACCGGGACGAGCCAGACGGTCACCACGGTGCCGGCCGCCGCCACCCGGCTGGTCTACCTCACCGCCCCGGTGACCGGACGGGCCGCCACGACGGCCACGCTGGGGCCGCTGACCGTGCAGCGTCAGGACCCGTTCGGCAACCCGGTGGGCGGGGGTGCGATCACCGTCGCCCTGACCTCCAGCACCACGGGAACGGCCCGGTTCGCCACCGCGGCCGGCGGGTCGGCCGTCACCGCCGTGACCATCGCGTCCGGCGCCTCCACCGCGACGTTCTACACCGGCGACACCCGGGTGGGGACGGCCACTCTGACCGCCTCCGCCACCGGGCTGACCGCTGCCGCCCAGCCGTTGACCAGCACCGGGTGAGCGGAGCGGTGGCGGTCGGTCAGGCCGCCGAGAGGGTCAGCACCTGCGGCCCGTCCGGGGTGATGGCCACGGTGTGCTCGGAGTGGGCGGTGCGCGACCCGTCCGCGGACCGGATCGTCCAGCCGTCCGGGTCGAGAACGATCTTGTTCGTGGTGCGGGCCAGCCACGGCTCGATGGCCAGGGTGAGCCCGGAGCGGAGCGTCTCCCCGCGGTGCCGCCGACCGTCGTTGGCCACGTGCGGGTCCTCGTGCATCGTGCGGCCCAGACCGTGCCCGCCGAACTCCAGGTTGACCGAGTACCCGCGCTCGCGGATGACCGACCCGATGGCGGCGGAGATGTCGCCCAGACGATTGCCCGGCCGGGCCTGATCGATACCGGCCGCCAGCGCGAGCTGCGTGGTCTCGATCAGGTGCAGGTCCTCGGGGGCCGCCGTGCCGACCACCACCGAGCGCGCCGAGTCGGCCACCCAGCCGTCGATGCCGACCGCGAAGTCGGCAGTGAGCAGATCCCCGTCGGCCAGCACCTGGTCCCGCGGCAGGCCGTGCAGGACGGCGTCGTTGACGGCCAGGCAGACCACGTTGCGGAACGGGCCGCGGCCGAAGGACGGGGAGTAGTCCCAGTAGCAGGACTCCGCGCCCCGGTCGGCGACCATCGCCCGCGCATGGTGCTCGAGTTCCATCAGGTTGACCCCGGGGGCGGCCATCGCCACCAGCTCGTCCAGGACCTGGGCCACGAATCGACCCGTGACGCGCATCGCCGCGATCTCGTCGGCCGTCTTCAGCTCGGTCATCCCGCTCCCTCGTCCCCTCGTCCGGACGGGCACGGCGATCGCCGGGCGACCGCAGCCCCGTCGTCGGGAGGGTAACCCGGCCCCGGGAACCGCCGGGCGACCGTCGCACCCGCCGGCCGGCACCCGCGCCCGGCGCGGGGCGGCAGGTCAGGTCAGGGCGGCGCGTAGATCCCGGGCCGCCGCCACGGGGTCGACGGCGCCGATGATCGCCTGGCCGACGACCACCACGGCCGGGCCGGCGGCCAGTGCAGCGCCCACCGTGTCGGGCCCGATACCGCCCGCGACGACCAGGTCGAGGGGGGACGCCAGCCGCCCGGCATCCGCCCACCCGCCCGCGCCACCGTCCCGACCGGCCAGCCGCGCGTCGGTCGCGGTGTGCAGGGCGAGCGCCGTGATGCCGTCGGGGTATCCGCGTCCCAGGGCGGCCAACGGATCGGCCTCCAGGATGGTGTCCAGCACGATTGCCCGCCCGCGCGCCCGGGCGGCTCGACCGGCGGCGACCAGGGTGTCCGGACCGGCGGTGGAGAGCACGGTGACGAAGGCCGCGCCGGCGTCGAACAGCATCGCGCACTCGTCGGCCGCCCCGTCCACCGTCTTGCTGTCGGCCAGCACCGGCACCCCGGGGGCGAGCGTGGCCACCGTGGTGATCGCCGCGAGCCCGAACCGCTTGAGCAGGGGAGTGCCCACCTCGACGATGTCGAGGAACGGGGCGATGGCGGGCAGGACGGCGAATCCGGCGGGGGAGTCCAGGGCCACCTGCAGACGGACGGACATCGCCTCACCTCCGGCCGGTCGGAACCGGGCGGGGTGGGAACGCGCCGGTCGATCCGTGAAAGGTCTCACAGGTCCGCCGGGAACCCCCGCTCAGGGGGCGGCGCCGCGCCCACGAGCAGGCCGGACGGCACCCGGTCCATCGGTATCGTCGGCGTCATGACGGTAGCCCTCCGCCTGGCCGAGACGTCCACCGCCGAACTCGGAGGGGTGGCCGGCTGGGTGGTCGGTCTGATGGAGACGCTCGGCGTGGCCGGCGCCGGTCTGGCCGTTGCCGCGGAGAACCTGTTCCCGCCGTTGCCCAGCGAGATCGTCCTCCCGCTCGCCGGCTTCACCGCCAGCCAGGGCACCTTCCACGTCATCCCGGTCATCCTGGTCACCACGCTGGGCTCGCTCCTCGGTGCCCTTGCGCTGTACTGGCTCGGCCGCCGGGTCGGCCAGCAGCGCCTCTGCGCGTTGGCCGAACGCATCCCGCTCATGCACGCGGGCGACATCGACCGCACCGTGGCCTGGTTCACCCGGCACGGCGGCAAGGCGGTCTTCTTCGGTCGGATGATCCCGGTGTTCCGGAGCCTCATCTCCATCCCGGCCGGCGTGGAACGGATGAACGTCGTCAAGTTCAGCCTGCTCACCACGGCCGGCAGCCTGATCTGGAACACCGCGTTCGTGCTGGCCGGCTACCTGCTCGGGCAGAACTGGGCCGTGGTCGAGGAGTACGCGGGCGTCCTGCAGTACGTCGTCATCGGCCTGGTGGCCATCGCGCTGACCGTGTTCGTCGTCCGCCGGGTCCGGCACCGCAAGGAGCCGCACGGTCACCCGGTCGACGCGCCCGAACCGGCTGCTGCCGCCGCCGTCGATCGCGCCGGCTGACCCCGGACGACCGCTCGCCGGCCGTCAGACGGTCGCGCGGCGTCGACCGGCCACCAGGCCGCGCAGACCCAGCACGCCGACCGCGATGCCCACCGTCAGGGCGACCGCGATCAGCGCGGCGTGGACCCAGAGGAAGGCCGTCGGCGTCGAACTGCCGATCGCGCCCTGCCAGGCCCGCTGGTCCTGCCAGATCGCCGCGCCGAACCGCGGCCAGATCCCGATGTTGAACAGACCGGCGAGCACGAGGAAGACCGACCAGCGGCGAGACAGGATCACCTCCGAAGTATGCCGCGCTACCGTGGGCGCCCCCGCGAGCGCGGACCGTCGTCCACGGCCCGCGAACCCGGGCGCCCGTCGAGTACGCCCGAGAGGACATCCGTGTCGAGCCTGGTCCCACCCGTTCCCGACGCACCCACCACGCCGCCCCTGCCGCAGGTGGCGCCGGTCCCGGTGCCGAGCGTCGCCCGGCGCATCGCGGACGAGCTGGCCGTGGCCCTGCGCCAGGTGCAGGCGGCGATCGACCTGCTGGACGGCGGGGCAACCGTCCCGTTCGTGGCGCGGTACCGCAAGGAGGCCACCGGCGGACTGGACGACGCCCAGCTGCGCACCCTGCAGGAACGGTTGGACTACCTGCGCGAGCTCGACGAACGCCGGGACGCCGTGCTGGCCTCCATCGCCGGCCAGGGCGCGTTGACCGTCGAGCTGGCCCGGGCGCTGGCCGCGGCGGACACCAAGTCCCGGGTCGAGGACATCTACCTGCCGTTCAAGCCGCGCCGCCGTACCCGCGCCCAGATCGCCCGCGAAGCCGGTCTCGGACCGCTGGCCGCGGGCCTGCTGGCCGATCCGAGTCAGGACCCGCGCCAGGTGGCGGCGCTGTACGTCGACGCCGACCGGGGTGTGGCCGACGTCGACGCGGTGCTGACCGGGGCGCGGTCGATCCTGTCCGAGACGTTCGGGGAGGACGCCGATCTGATCGGGGAGCTCCGCGAACGGCTGTGGCGGGAGGGTCGCTTGACCAGCGCCGTCAAGGACGGGCGGGAGGTCGACGGGGAGAAGTTCCGCGACTATTTCGCGTTCACCCAGCCGGTCCGGGCACTGCCGTCGCACCGGGTGCTGGCCCTGCTCCGCGGTGAGTCCGAGGGGGTGCTCGACCTGGCCATCGGGGCGGCGGAGGAGCCCACCCGGGATGCCGGACCCGGTCCCTTCGAGCGGGCGATCGCGGCGCGGTTCGGGATCGCCGCCCGCGGGCGGGCCGCCGACGCCTGGCTGCTCGACGCGGTGCGCTGGACCTGGCGCACCCGGTTGTTCGTCTCGCTCGCCGTCGACGTCCGGGCCCGGCTGCGGGCGGCGGCCGAGGAGTCCGCCGCGGCCGTCTTCGCGGCCAACCTGCGGGACGTGCTGTTGGCCGCTCCGGCCGGCGGACGCACCACCCTGGGCCTGGACCCGGGCCTGCGCACCGGGGTCAAGGTCGCCGTGGTCGACGGCACCGGGCGGGTGCTGGCCACCGACACCGTGTACCCGCACGTCCCGCACCGCCGCCGGCAGGAAACGCTGGACACGCTCCGCCGGTTGGTCCGGGTGCACGGCGTCGAGCTCATCGCCATCGGCAACGGGACCGCGTCCCGGGAGACCGACCAGCTGGCCGGGGAGCTCATCGCCGCCCTGGCCGGCGACGGGGTGACCGGAGTGCGTTCGGTGGTGGTGTCCGAGGCGGGGGCGTCCGTCTACTCCGCGTCCGCGCTGGCCGGTGCCGAACTGCCCGGCATGGACGTGTCGCTGCGCGGGGCCGTGTCCATCGCCCGGCGTCTGCAGGATCCGCTGGCTGAGCTGGTCAAGATCGACCCGAAGTCGATCGGGGTCGGGCAGTACCAGCACGACCTCACGCCCGGTCTGCTCGCCCGACACCTGGACAGCACCGTGGAGGACTGCGTGAACGCGGTCGGCGTCGACGTGAACACCGCGTCGGTGCCGCTGCTGGCCCGCGTCTCCGGCATCAGCGGCACCGTGGCGGAGAACATCGTGGCCCACCGGGAGGCCAACGGCCCCTTCCCGACCCGCCGCGCGCTGAACGCCGTACCGCGACTGGGGCCCAAGGCCTACGAGCAGAGTGCAGGGTTCCTGCGGATCGCCGGGGGAGCGGACCCGTTGGACGCCTCCGGGGTGCACCCGGAGGCCTACCCGGTGGTGCGCCGGATCCTGGCCGCGACCGGGACCGCCGTGGAC
Proteins encoded in this window:
- a CDS encoding methylenetetrahydrofolate reductase, giving the protein MDLVQRLGRGEGGFLLFGLTPPKASAAGVDLDRIAGSTVARLQSLDPDGVVIYDILEERDRNPETRPFPFLPTLDPADYLDQHLAGWTKPAIVYRAVGKYPEDHLSEWLRQQPTDRVATVLVGASSSAHPGLTTLPRAQELRQQTQPDLLTGAVVIPERHTNRGDEHLRMLAKQTAGCSFFVSQVLYDADAAKNLVSDYRDECDARGVAPRPIAFTLSVCGSLKTLQFLTWLGVQVPRWMQRDLERSQDTLAASLDHSRAVGLDMLDYCRRLGVPAGLNIESVSARRVEIDAAVQLASELRPALHA
- a CDS encoding beta strand repeat-containing protein; the encoded protein is MSNHRDRALRVPVAVVLCVLLMLCSVSASADWGTAGRGGGVAQTGTLAPPSALTVPRLTNMASLPVRWAPPARGPVPTGYFVERVGGGTTQPVCNSGPARPLAALSCADTGLRTGAVSYRVTAVYRSWTATAVSDPVQVALPAAVVFCQQPTSTIAGTPVSPGVELCLVTATGDPAEVAGIPVTIGLTGGAGQGVLNGTLTRTTDAQGAVTFDDLSVNRAADDYHLQATASGLTPATSSTFAVIPADGYHLVMTTAAQSGPAATGATLGPITVQRQDWLGNPVVLGAAASVALTSSTTGTARFAATSGGTAVTTVSIPANSSTATFYYGDTRAGSPVVSATAAGLASGSQAQRITAAAASKLAVTSLAVTGTATAAPTLGPLTVQRQDAFGNAVPTTAAITITLSSSSTGTTGFSTTAGGATIGTVTMPAGTSTVSFTYGDTRAGSPVVTAATTGLTSATQTQTIRAGTATRLAVTSAARTGGASSAANLGAITVQQQDVFGNAVVATAAVPVVPASNSAGTTRFAARASGTALTSTTIAVGASSTTLYYGDTRAGTPVLTFTSPGLTAVSQGATIVPATARKLVFLTPVITAAPTAAPSLGPLTVQRQDTFGNAVVATTALTVTLSSSATTTGQFAATPGGAVTTTVTIAAGASTTSFGYGDTRAGTPKITAASSGLTSATQTETITATATRLVVTTAARTATASSRTNLGAVTVQRQDAFGNAVLAPTGGTPVTLTSSTAGVPVFSTTSGGTVLTTVTIPAGSSAVSFYYGDTRVGTPTLTAAAAGLASATQVQTITPGTAAKLTLITPPTTGPAADTATLGPLTVQRQDTFGNAVPAPTGGLLLTLASSSSGARFAGLDGAALTTLALPEGASTASFRYGDTRAGSPVVSVVLSGLTTATQIQVVTPAPASRLVITTAAPTGTASAVASTGPISVQAQDAFGNAAPAPDGGLGVQLGSSTTGTATFSTTAGGPATNLVTIPAGAATVTFYAGDTRSGTATLAVTAAGLTGTSQTVTTVPAAATRLVYLTAPVTGRAATTATLGPLTVQRQDPFGNPVGGGAITVALTSSTTGTARFATAAGGSAVTAVTIASGASTATFYTGDTRVGTATLTASATGLTAAAQPLTSTG
- a CDS encoding acVLRF1 family peptidyl-tRNA hydrolase, with translation MTSRARPAPGGGTVVEIAPERLVGWVNRFSGRNDGLADITADADGVTVQGGDGTTARLQAPFGPMDPAAGEPLEALLAHLAHLGGTGMGLILVRAGAHSVGVARDGRVLSSSTDRAYVQGRTAAGGWSQQRFARRRGNQRTAALEDSADAAARVLGPLVTGPAAAVRLLVTAGDGPAVTEVLSDPRLAAVAALPRRHFGDIAEPRRAVLDEVAGRSLAVEILVRGVDPPMSRARVR
- the htpG gene encoding molecular chaperone HtpG, which gives rise to MSTETIEFQAEARQLLQLMIHSIYSSKDVFLRELISNSSDALDKVRMAAYQDKDLVADTSDLHISLSTDPAARTVTVADNGIGMTRQEVVDLIGTIAKSGTGELLAKLRQAREAGGSEQATADLIGQFGVGFYSSFMVADRVTMVTRKAGTEGGVQWESAGEGSYTVTDAPDAPQGTSVTLHLKPEDTEDALHDYSNPRTVREIVKRYSDFITWPIRMAPLTTPAAIDGEDADESAAPAEPEVINSRQALWARPQSEVSEEEYAEFYRHVSHDWQEPLETIRLSAEGTFEYQALLFLPRQAPMNLFYRDSARGVQLYVKRVFIMDDCEALIPEYLRFVKGVVDAHDLSLNISREILQQDRQIQLIRKRLVKKVLSTLKSMMTDESGTEKYDTFWTQFGRALKEGLLSDRDNQNAILEVCSFPSTHDAAKPTTLQAYLERMPEGQDAIYYATGESRAALEHSPHMEAFRAKGYEVLLLTDQVDEVWVDAVPAFEDKQFVSITRGEVDLGGEDVDADTQQGYDALLGRLTTDLADEVKAVRLSHRLTDSAVCLVGEAGDLTPTLEKMYRAMGQQPPTVKRTLELNPSHPLVVGLRTAFEANADDPSIQATARLLYGMALLAEGGELAEPAAFVAALSDRLAATLA
- the map gene encoding type I methionyl aminopeptidase, yielding MTELKTADEIAAMRVTGRFVAQVLDELVAMAAPGVNLMELEHHARAMVADRGAESCYWDYSPSFGRGPFRNVVCLAVNDAVLHGLPRDQVLADGDLLTADFAVGIDGWVADSARSVVVGTAAPEDLHLIETTQLALAAGIDQARPGNRLGDISAAIGSVIRERGYSVNLEFGGHGLGRTMHEDPHVANDGRRHRGETLRSGLTLAIEPWLARTTNKIVLDPDGWTIRSADGSRTAHSEHTVAITPDGPQVLTLSAA